The window CTTGGCGCGCCTTCGGCAATCGGCTCGCCTGTTCTGATCCAGTCGGCCCATCCATCAAGCATGCGCACCACGTTTTGGTAGTGCTCTTGCTCCACAGTGTTGCGCACCACTGGCGGCAGCGTGGCAACGCGTACAGGTTTGAGCGCTGGCGGCGAGCTGTCTTCGGTCACGTCGACGAAGACGATGTCCGGTACGGGCGCTGTCTTGACAGGCCAGCGCAGAGTGAGTATCGGGCGCTTGCTCATGGGCGCACCTCGGTCGCGCAGGCAGCCGCGGCTTCGGTTGCGATCCGCGCCAGCGCCGTGTCGTGGCAGGCCACCAGGATGGCGTGCCAGTCGCCGCGGCGAGCCCAGTAAGTCGCGCGGCACCAGGTCACTTCTTGCATATCGAACTCCTTCATTTTCAGTAACTCCATCAGGCGCTGCTCAATCTTTGCGGGAACCGGGCGGTCGTTTTTCGTCATGCTTTTCTCTTGGCCATAGTTGTCATTTAGAGGGGTTGGTTGGAACCCCTCCGCAGTTGATAGGTATGAGGGTTAGGTGTTCCTGGCCCCCCGAGCAAAATCAGCAAAAACTTGTATCGAAAGTGACGTATTCACGGATGGTCAGTTCCGCTACGGCTCGCCCAGGCCGCCCCCTCGCTCTTTCGATTGGCGCACTCTGGTGAATGCGCCTGCCGAACGAGCCAAGCATTCCAACTCTGTACCTCTGTTCGCTTCGGCCTGTGCTCTCAGGCCTCGGCAAGGCCCCCTCTGCGCCTTGTTCGTGCTGTGCCTTGGTGTTCGACGGTGCTGTCGGTCTTTTTGCGGTGTGAGCCGATTCAGGCCCTTGCACGTTTTTCTGGTGTCGTCCGCTCCACCTGGTCCGTGTTTCAAACGCGACCCTTTATCTGGTACTGCATTCGGCTTCGAACGAAATTCGCACGAAGTCGAATGCAGGCTGCTGCCCTACTTCGCGCGCAGCAGCCGCGCTTCCCGCATGACCTTCAGCTTGATGTCGGCGAAGACGCTCGCCTGCACCTGCAGCACCGTGCGTTTCCGGCTGAAGCTAAACGCCTGGCCTTCCAGCTCCAGTTCGATCTTCTCCATGGCGTAATCGTTCCAGTCGCTGCCAGCGCACGCCGGCACCGCGACGCCCACCCCCAGCAGCTCGGCGGCGGCGTGGGCAGCATCAAGGCCAGGGTTGCGCCCAATGCGCGCGGCAGTCTCGTGGTCGTTGTCGGCGCAGACGACGCCCATACCGGAGCGGTCCATGCGATCCGCGACGACGGGAAGATTTCCGGCGTTGAACGCGACGATGACGCGGCAATTCGGGATGGCTTGGAAGACAGTCAGGCCGGTGGCGAAGCCTTCGACGAGAACTGTGACGGCAGCACCGGCCCGCTCGAGGGCGTAATACGCACACTTTGTCGTGGCGCCGAAATGGAATTTCTTCTCGCCGTCTGGCGAAATGCGCTGCACGCTGAGAATCTTGCCGTTGTAGAGCATCGGGACCACGAGCCAGCCGGCTGCGTCGACACGCAGGCCGACGCAGCCCGCCACGCCCAGGCCCTTACCCACCAGGTACGGGTGACTGTCGCGCAGCGGTGCGCACTTCTCGTAGAAGGCGCGCGCGCCCAGAGTGGCCTCACACAGAGCGGCGCGACGCTCTTCCTGGCGGCGTGCGATGGCGGCGCGGTCGATTGGCGCGGCCATCGCAGCGGCGTCATCGCTGGCGCGCCACATCACCGGCTCGGCGTGCACGGCGTAGTCCTGGCACCAGCCGACCAGGCCGTCGTCGGCCAGCTTGATGCTGCCGTTCTTCTTGCGCGGGTGGCTCTCGGTCCGGCAACGAATCCAGCGGCCAGGCGTGAACGTATCCGGCACGATGATTCGGTTCGCTTGGACGAATTGTAGGAAGTCGCTCATACGCGTGCGGCTTTCTTCGTGCGCGCGGCATAAGCCATGTTGCGGGAGGTGATCCATCTGCGCGTGTCGGTGGACGCCTCGACTGGCGCCGGCAACGCGCATGGCGGCCAGGCGTCATATTTTTCTTTGAATTTTGCTTTGACCCATGAAGCGCTTTTGCCCTTCTCTGCGGCGTAACCCAGCAGCTCAGCGTGGAAGCGGGCCCTCGCCTCCGGCGTGATGGCTGGCTTCGCTGACCCGCTAGGCTTCACCTCTGCCAGTGTCCCGGCCACGTGCAGAAGCTCTCGGGATGTGGCGTAGACATGGCCACAAGACGGGCACGCGGGGCGCGCGTCATGGACGTGGAAACAGGTCGGGCACTTCGCCGGCTTGCTCTCCTTCTCGGCCGTCGGCTTAGCTTCCTTCGGCTTGCCGTCATCCAGCTCCTCAATGCCATTTTCGAAGAAATCCTGCACTTCGGACCAGAAGCGCATGCAGTTGCCGCTGTGATCGAGCACGATCGCCTCGGTCTTTCCAGTCTCCGGCGAGCAGCGCAGCACGCGGCCCAGCATCTGAATGTGCACCGCCAGGGCTTTGCGCAGCGGGCGCGCGGAGGATCAGCACCCGAACGTCGGGCACGTCGAAGCCGCGCGTCAGGCTCTCGATACTGATCAGCCCGCGAATATAGCTGTCCGGCTTGCGGAACTCTTCGACGGCGGCGTTGCGCTCGTCGTCGGTCTGGCGGTAGGTGTACAGGTTGCAAACGACGCCGGCCACCATGAACTGGCGTTGCATTTCCTCGGCATGGGATACCGACGAAGCGAACGCAATGAACTTCTCACCCTGGCCATGCATCTTATAGCCGTCGACCACGTCTCCAATGATCGGCATGGCGCGCGACTCGGCCTCCTTTTCGCTCCACTCTCCCGCGACAACCTTTGCGCCCGCCATGTCCGGCTCGGATGCGGCAAAGACGCGGAACGGCACCAGCCAGCCCTCGCGGATCAGCTGGTTTGTGGTAGCGGCGTTGATGACCACGTCAAAATATTTTCCCAGACCCTTTGTGAACGGCGTAGCCGTCAGGCCGATGGTGTAGCGCTCGCGCGCAGCCAGACGTTCGCGCAGCTTCTTGGAAAGCACATGGCATTCGTCGATGATCTGCAG of the Massilia violaceinigra genome contains:
- a CDS encoding toprim domain-containing protein, whose protein sequence is MSDFLQFVQANRIIVPDTFTPGRWIRCRTESHPRKKNGSIKLADDGLVGWCQDYAVHAEPVMWRASDDAAAMAAPIDRAAIARRQEERRAALCEATLGARAFYEKCAPLRDSHPYLVGKGLGVAGCVGLRVDAAGWLVVPMLYNGKILSVQRISPDGEKKFHFGATTKCAYYALERAGAAVTVLVEGFATGLTVFQAIPNCRVIVAFNAGNLPVVADRMDRSGMGVVCADNDHETAARIGRNPGLDAAHAAAELLGVGVAVPACAGSDWNDYAMEKIELELEGQAFSFSRKRTVLQVQASVFADIKLKVMREARLLRAK
- a CDS encoding DEAD/DEAH box helicase, which produces MAELELRPLQVPVVAAAQDAFRRAKNILIQAPCGFGKTELATYLLKITKRKGNRGAFIMDRIALVNQASERFKKYGLSHGVTQAQHDDFDPLEPIQVCSLQTISGSRGWPDVKLQIIDECHVLSKKLRERLAARERYTIGLTATPFTKGLGKYFDVVINAATTNQLIREGWLVPFRVFAASEPDMAGAKVVAGEWSEKEAESRAMPIIGDVVDGYKMHGQGEKFIAFASSVSHAEEMQRQFMVAGVVCNLYTYRQTDDERNAAVEEFRKPDSYIRGLISIESLTRGFDVPDVRVLILRAPAAQSPGGAHSDAGPRAALLAGDWKDRGDRARSQRQLHALLVRSAGFLRKWH